The following DNA comes from Peribacillus sp. FSL E2-0218.
GAACTCTGATTACATAATGGTTTTTCGGTATATTTTCATTAATTAGCTCAACTTCAAGCTCATTGTTTATTCCAATTGTATGATTGCATCTGCCTAATTGATGTGTGAAAGCTATAGGTGGCAATTTATATGGAATTTTTATCTTTTTATTAAAGTATGATTCGCAGGTCTTCAAAGCTTCCTCAACAGGCCTGTAACCTATATCGAATAGAGCTTCTTCAAGTGGAATTCTGCCTGTATTTGCAGCAACTACATTCCCAAAAGTATTAAAGCCAAAAATGAAACAAATGGATAAACACAACCATCTAATCATAGGAACCCACCTTTTTTTATGGTGGTAGTTTGTTCAAACTTTAATTAAACTATACTATACCGTTATTTGAATTGCTGAACAGCCTTATGCAACAAACCTGCCCCTTTAGTTCCATAAAGAAAAAGCTGCCTTAAAGACAGCTCCGATCTTCAGCTAACGCACCCGTTAGTTCTACAAGAAACTTATCTTGTTTTCCTTTTATGTACTTTAATTTCGCCTTAAATTAAATACATTTTTCATACTTAAATAACAAAAGCTTTTCAGTTAGCTGAACTTCTCCTATTTTTTCATAGCCAAATTTCTCATAAAAATATTGATTTCTTTTGTTTAAATATGGAGTATATAAACGCCATATTTTTATCAATGGAAATTCAGCCTCAATTAATTTCATTATCTTTGTTCCGAGACCTTTATTTTGATATTCGTTTGCTATGAATAGTTTGTCTAATAACAGTATATTTTCTTTTTTGCGGAGATCTATTCCACCGATAATGTTGTTATTTGACCATATTGTGTAATGAATAGAGTGTTCTATATTTTCGATTAATTTCTCAGGTGTCTCATTTACAGGAGTTGTATCGTGGTCTTGGTATAACTTATAGTCTTCTGCAAAAGCCTGTTTCTGAATAGTCAACAACATATCTACTTCAGTTAAACTTGTTCTTTTGATGGTAATTTCCATCTGTGATGCACACCCTTTATTTGATTTTTTTTGTTTTCTACATATTCTATACAAATTGTTAATTATCCTTGTTGAACTATCCTGCCCCTTTAGTTCCATAAGAAAAAAGAGGTGCCTTATAGACAGCTCCGATCTTCAGCTAACGCACCCGTTAGTTCAACAAAAATCTACTCTTAAATCCACTCATTTCCATGTTCACGAATGAATTTAATATCGTTTTGATAATGTTCAAGATGCCCTTCATCTACCATATTTTTAAAAGCTATGTCACCTTCACTGGCTTTTCTTGTAATTGTTTTACATATACCTTCTATTCGTAGCAATACCATCTCCAAATAATCTTCTTCTAATCCCTTACCGTAAGATTCAAAAAACAATCTAACTCTTTGTTTTATATGGTTAGCATGCTGTAATGAATTATAATTAACTTTCTCACCTGTTTCAGAAAGATAAAATCTACTTAAGGGGACGCAAGTATAAAGAGTATAAGCTATGTCCCAAAGTCTTGGACCAGGTCCAGCAACATCATAATCAATAATGCCTATCGGTCTTTCATTCTTAAAAATAATGTTGTATATTGCAAAATCATTATGGCATAGTACCTCAAATGGTTGGGGGGTGTTATCTATTGATTCCCAGCTATCATCAAGTGAAAAATCACTCACAGAATCATGATAAAGACGGAGCATTTTCCCTATTTCTATTAAGACATCATCAGACCACATGTATTCTTGTAAAGGATAATTTCCAGCTTCTCCTTCAATAAATGATAATATCTCTCTTCCTTTTTCATCTATACCTAAAAACTTTGGTGCATAACTGAAACTTTTGTTCTCCAAATGCAGTAATAGCTTATGAATCTTGGGACTATCTGGCTTTAATTCTCGTCTCACAGTATCTCCCGCCCGATAAACGTTAGAGACATTCCCTCCTGTTAGCATTTCTTCGTTTTTATGGTTTGACATCTAATATTCCTCCCCTAATTTTATCTCCACTCATTTGAACACCTCATTAAGCAATCATTACTTTGGTAATTTTACCACAAAAATCCACTATCTTTATGGAACTATCCTGCCCCTCTAGTCCCATAAGAAAGAGCTGCCTTTAAGACAGCTCCAATCTTCATCTAACGCACCCGTTAGTCATCCATGTAGCGCAAAAATCAGCGCTTCACCACAGAGAATGAAAATGGGTCTCTATGTCGATAATGTTTTAATGGCTGGCGAAGAAGGTCGTTGAACTATGGTGCCTTTGAGCCCATCCGTTAGTCTGACTCCGACGACCACGGTGTACCACCGACTGTCGCGCCCTTTATGGGTAGCACTTATGGGAGATTAATCCTTTTTTGGTCGTCGCGCTAGCCTCTACTTAATTTGCTATGATTGGAGGTTTTTGTTTAACGATTTACCAAACTCAATCAGATCACTCATAAGGCTCAGCCTTTTTTAAAAAGCGTTTTTACTGGGTCTATTTTGTTGTGATTTTTTCTGGATTTTGAGCTTTTTTAATTTTCATGGGAGTTTAAGTACATTTATTCACAAACTTTGCCCTTATTTGATTGTTAACTGCAATGCTCTATTTTAAAACTGTCTCGGCTGGGGTAAATGCTTCCCATTGATTATATTTCGTTGTTATTGATGAAATAAACCAATACTCTTTAAATGGTTCTAAATTCTTTTCGACGATTATAATCTTCTGCCCACCACCAAAATCTCCATATGATGCCCATAAATCGTATTTAACGGTATACCGCATTTTGGATTCGCTAAGCTTTTCTACTTTGGTAAAACGAAAGTTACTAACCGAAGGGCTTGACTGACCTGTTATCCAGTGAGTTTCCTCAAATTTACTCCTCGATTGTTTTCGAAGCGAAGGGGACAACATCGCATATTGAACAGCGCCACTTCGACCATTTACGCCTAATATCCACAATTCAACAGCTTGTTTTGGTTCGGTTACCATCAAACCAGTCATAAAAGACATTAACTGGCTTTCTAAAGGAGTGAGTTGTTTGCCTTCAGTAATTTTTTCCTCAAAGGAAGGAGGAGTATCGTTCGCTTTTGCATTTACTGTTCCATAATACAACCCACAAATTAGTATACTAAATAAAATCAATAGAAGAGGTTTACTTTTATCCAATTTCATCACCTTTAATTATATTTAGGGTTAGTTTATCCTGTTCAGTTACAATCATTCCTTCTGCAACTAACCTGCCCCGTTAGTGCCTTAAGAAAAAGCTGCCTTAAAGACAGCTCCAATCTTCAGCTAACGCACCCGTTAGTTCATTAAGAATGGGTTTTCGTTGTCAGTCCTCTGTAATCAGAAACCATCTGAAGGAATTTTTCTTTCTCTTCTAAATACGGAACGTGATTACTTTTTTCAAAAATATAAAGTTTGGAATTTTTTAAACCTGCATTTATTTCTTCAGAAAAAACAAGAGGACATTGTGCATCGTGTCTTCCACAATAAACAATGGTCGGGATAGTAACCTGATACAGTTCAGTTTGTATGTCGTAATTGGGCAGGTCATTAAAGGAATAATAATCTAACCTTTTTTGTACAACTTTCCCACTACTCGGTTTTTTAAAGTATTCATCCCATCTTTCTTTGTTATATAAAGACATATTAGTCCATTCTCTGTTAGCATCCCTTCGCTCTTCAGTGGTAGAGTCCGGAGATTTTAATATAGCAAAGATTTTTTTCAGTTTTTTATTTAGTGGACTACGAGAACTATAAATACTGCCCTCGTGTTCCATATATTTTTTAGTAGCAGTTGCTCCTCCAACTAATAGTTTTGTCAGAGATTTTGGAAACATTGTTGCATAAACTAGACCAAGCATTCCTCCAGTTGAATGCCCTGCAAAGCACCACTTATTATAATTTAAAGCTTCTCTAATAGCCTCTAAATCCTTAGAGGTTTCTTTCATACTTAATTCATCTTCTATACCAACTTTGCAAGAGTTTCCTGCTTCTTTTAAGTTTATTAGATAAACTTTGAATTGATCTACAAAGGCGTCGGCGAAATAATAACCTAAGTCATTAAACTCACTATATAAATGGGTAATACACACTGGTTCTCCTTTTCCTTGGGTAAAGATCTCAAACTTTCCACGAGATGTACTTATAAACATTCTCTTCCACATAACGAACCCCCTAAAAATAATAATGTATATTATTGTGAATTCAACTTTTTTAGAGAAAACCCTTCCAAGTTACTGTTGAACTATACTGCCCCTTTAGGTCCATAATAAAAGCGAACCTTATTCAAGACTCGCGTCCGATTGCTGAACAAAAAAATCCTGCACATCAACACAGGACCTTTGATAATACTTTTATATAAATGATAAAGCTTTATGTAGTAAACAACGTTCCATTTACTGCTTTAGCGTACCTAGTTGCAGATTTTTGAACTTGGTTATGGGCTTCTTCTTTAATTACTCGGTGAAAAGCGTCATATAACCGTCCGAACTTAAATTCATTAACCCGATTTGCGATTCTTTCTACTGTTACACTGGGCATTGGAATGAAGTTTGGATAACTATACATAAAACTTACCCATTGGCGATCAGCTACAATCCGAATGATATCCCCAGTCAGTAATATTCCGTTCTGGCTGAATCCGTTTTTCCATTCTAAAACGGTGCCGCCTTTAAAATGTCCACCAATCCTCTGAAGTATGACACCTGGCTGTAATTCAAGCGATTCTCCAGACCAGAAAATGATTTTTTCGCTTGGCCTCGTTACCCAGTCTTTTTCATCTTCATGAATATAAATTGGAGCGTCAAAAGCTTCAGCCCATTCCACTTGACTAGAGAAATAGTGAGGGTGAGATAACGCAATAGCATCGATTCCACCTAAATCTTCAATTTGCGTAATCGTTTCTCGATCAATATATGTAATACAGTCCCATAATAAATTAAAATTCTTATCTTTTATTAGATAAGCAGTTTGTCCGATTCCAAAATTCGGAATAGTATTTATGCTATATAACCCCTCTTCGTCAAGATTAATAGAATTTTTATATATTCCATCTTTTTTCATCATTTCTAATGTTGTCCATGTTTGCCCGTTAGGACTAACATATTGTCTTTCTTCCCCGCAAATCAAACATTGATTAGGTACTTCTTTAGAACTGTCATATTGGACTCCACATGTCTCACAAATATAATTAACCATAACCTTTTTCCCCCATATCTATAAAACCTTAACAATAATTATTATATATAAATAATGTAAAAGTTTTAAATTTAATGCTCTATTCCACTTCTTTTATGTTTGGTTATATATTAAGAAATACAAATTCTTTAGTGATCTATTCAACAATCTGTCCCAATTGTTGAATAACTCCGTATGCACTCTCGAACTAACCTGCCCCTTTAGTTCTACAAGCCAATGAAAATGAGTAAGCTTTTGTTTCAACGAAGTTTATTCGTACTGTGCAGCACTATTTCTTGTAACAATTTGTAACATGATAAGAATATGCATCCAAACTTTCTAATGTTATAGTTAAAGAAAGTAAAGGATATTTGGGTCCTACCCGACTGTGATTAGTCACTTCCCATTTATGGAAAGGAGACTGAAATGACAATAGAACATGTAACAAATTTACTT
Coding sequences within:
- a CDS encoding MBL fold metallo-hydrolase, with translation MVNYICETCGVQYDSSKEVPNQCLICGEERQYVSPNGQTWTTLEMMKKDGIYKNSINLDEEGLYSINTIPNFGIGQTAYLIKDKNFNLLWDCITYIDRETITQIEDLGGIDAIALSHPHYFSSQVEWAEAFDAPIYIHEDEKDWVTRPSEKIIFWSGESLELQPGVILQRIGGHFKGGTVLEWKNGFSQNGILLTGDIIRIVADRQWVSFMYSYPNFIPMPSVTVERIANRVNEFKFGRLYDAFHRVIKEEAHNQVQKSATRYAKAVNGTLFTT
- a CDS encoding phosphotransferase — its product is MSNHKNEEMLTGGNVSNVYRAGDTVRRELKPDSPKIHKLLLHLENKSFSYAPKFLGIDEKGREILSFIEGEAGNYPLQEYMWSDDVLIEIGKMLRLYHDSVSDFSLDDSWESIDNTPQPFEVLCHNDFAIYNIIFKNERPIGIIDYDVAGPGPRLWDIAYTLYTCVPLSRFYLSETGEKVNYNSLQHANHIKQRVRLFFESYGKGLEEDYLEMVLLRIEGICKTITRKASEGDIAFKNMVDEGHLEHYQNDIKFIREHGNEWI
- a CDS encoding alpha/beta fold hydrolase — translated: MWKRMFISTSRGKFEIFTQGKGEPVCITHLYSEFNDLGYYFADAFVDQFKVYLINLKEAGNSCKVGIEDELSMKETSKDLEAIREALNYNKWCFAGHSTGGMLGLVYATMFPKSLTKLLVGGATATKKYMEHEGSIYSSRSPLNKKLKKIFAILKSPDSTTEERRDANREWTNMSLYNKERWDEYFKKPSSGKVVQKRLDYYSFNDLPNYDIQTELYQVTIPTIVYCGRHDAQCPLVFSEEINAGLKNSKLYIFEKSNHVPYLEEKEKFLQMVSDYRGLTTKTHS
- a CDS encoding GNAT family N-acetyltransferase; translated protein: MEITIKRTSLTEVDMLLTIQKQAFAEDYKLYQDHDTTPVNETPEKLIENIEHSIHYTIWSNNNIIGGIDLRKKENILLLDKLFIANEYQNKGLGTKIMKLIEAEFPLIKIWRLYTPYLNKRNQYFYEKFGYEKIGEVQLTEKLLLFKYEKCI